A portion of the Diprion similis isolate iyDipSimi1 chromosome 4, iyDipSimi1.1, whole genome shotgun sequence genome contains these proteins:
- the LOC124405220 gene encoding sodium/hydrogen exchanger 7 isoform X5: MADSAMTVPFAVVVTIGVFLLKSCSGEETDIKLDKKAQLLHRLDSLNLLLYTFLLILTVLTIWTFKHRRLRFLHETGLAVIYGLIVGAIIRYGFTNSSTIVHMPVVPEPDGSHYNQSVPPDTLWLRFPENKGDGTTKNKTFAYSFRGEIYKRDNEIDLKATFDPEIFFNIILPPIIFHAGYSLKRKYFFRNLGAILTYALIGTTISSFVIGALMYSFIQLIPHLASSFTFLDTLYFGALISPTDPLTIISIFNDLHVDVNLYALVFGESVLNDAVAIVLSGSIQNYAERYQSGSGGFETWAFFQALGDFIRIFSLSLFIGATMGCVTALLTKFTRVRDFPLLESALFVLMSYSTFLIAEASDLTGVVAVLFCGICQAHYTYNNLSVDSRQRTKQLFELLNFLAENFIFSYIGVSMFTFPKHHFDPGFIFAGFFCALLGRAVNVYPLSFLLNLGRNPKIPSNYQHMLFCAGLRGAMSFALAIRNTVSDARQAMLTTTSLIVILTVILQGGATTQFLSWFNIPVGVDEEVEILSYNGVRSSAGDGGFGDPESRRERSPTYDSMQGGSLSMGGSTSKTNEKALLARIWGNFDTHYMKPLLTHSRPTLLDTLPVCCGPLARILTTTQQMTQDNVAQRVDSDSDLCLEDRDTDRRRTSIQPTSIPISPANGIHL; this comes from the exons ATGGCAGATTCAGCCATGACCGTTCCGTTCGCCGTAGTTGTGACAATCGGtgtatttttgttaaaatcaTGCAGTGGAGAAGAGACGGATATAAAGCTAGACAAAAAAGCTCAATTGCTGCACAGGTTGGACAGCTTGAACTTGTTGTTGTACACGTTTTTACTAATACTGACAGTGTTAACTATATGGACTTTCAAGCATCGCCGACTGCGCTTCTTGCACGAGACTGGCCTTGCTGTCATCTACG GACTGATTGTGGGGGCGATAATCCGATATGGTTTCACAAATAGCAGTACAATAGTTCACATGCCTGTGGTACCGGAACCTGACGGTAGCCACTATAATCAGTCGGTACCACCAGATACATTGTGGTTACGATTTCCGGAAAATAAGGGCGATGGTACAACTAAGAATAAAACTTTTGCCTACTCCTTTCGTGGAGAAATTTATAAGCGAGACAACGAAATTGACCTCAAG GCTACATTTGATCCAGAAATCTTCTTCAACATTATTCTACCCCCGATTATATTCCATGCTGGATACAGTTTAAAGAGG AAATACTTCTTCAGAAATCTTGGCGCTATTTTGACGTACGCATTGATAGGAACTACCATATCTTCCTTTGTCATTGG cgCACTTATGTATAGCTTCATACAGCTGATACCTCATTTAGCTTCATCGTTTACTTTCCTAGACACCTTGTACTTTGGTGCTCTGATCTCGCCAACCGATCCACTGACGATCATTTCCATATTCAACGATCTACACGTTGACGTGAATTTATACGCTCTTGTCTTTGGAGAGAGTGTGTTAAACGATGCGGTTGCCATTGTGCTTAGTGG GTCTATCCAAAACTACGCTGAACGGTATCAGTCAGGTTCTGGCGGGTTTGAGACTTGGGCATTTTTCCAAGCCCTCGGAGATTTTATTAGAATATTCAGCCTCTCGCTGTTCATAGGAGCCACAATGGGCTGCGTTACTGCATTGCTAACTAAGTTCACCCGAGTTAGAGATTTCCCACTGCTGGAATCTGCTCTCTTCGTCTTGATGTCCTACAGTACTTTTCTCATCGCCGAAGCCTCAGATCTTACAG GTGTCGTTGCTGTACTATTCTGCGGTATATGCCAAGCCCACTACACCTATAACAACTTGAGTGTCGATTCGCGACAGCGGACTAAGCAGCTCTTTgaattgcttaattttttggcagaaaatttcattttcagctACATCGGTGTGTCCATGTTCACTTTCCCGAAACATCATTTCGATCCAGGTTTCATTTTTGCTGGATTT TTCTGTGCATTGCTTGGTCGAGCAGTGAATGTTTATCCATTATCCTTCCTCTTGAATTTGGGACGTAATCCAAAAATACCATCAAACTATCAGCACATGTTGTTTTGTGCTGGTTTGAGAGGAGCGATGAGCTTTGCTCTCGCCATTAGAAATACTGTGTCCGATGCTCGTCAAGCTATGTTAACAACAACGAGTCTGATTGTCATTCTAACAGTCATTCTGCAGGGCGGTGCAACCACACAGTTTTTAAGCTGGTTCAACATACC tgttGGTGTTGACGaagaagttgaaatattatcttACAATGGAGTACGAAGC TCTGCTGGCGATGGTGGCTTTGGTGATCCCGAGAGTCGGCGTGAAAGAAGTCCCACG TACGATTCTATGCAGGGTGGTTCCCTGTCGATGGGTGGAAGTACAtcgaaaacaaacgaaaaggCTCTGCTTGCAAGAATATGGGGCAATTTCGATACCCATTACATGAAACCATTACTGACACATTCTCGACCAACCCTCCTGGACACTCTACCGGTCTGTTGTGGTCCTTTGGCCAGGATCTTGACCACCACTCAGCAAATGACACAG GACAATGTGGCACAGAGGGTAGACTCAGACTCGGACTTATGCCTGGAGGATCGTGACACTGATAGGCGGAGGACGAGCATTCAGCCG ACGAGTATTCCAATCAGCCCTGCTAACGGAATACATTTATGA
- the LOC124405220 gene encoding sodium/hydrogen exchanger 6 isoform X2: MADSAMTVPFAVVVTIGVFLLKSCSGEETDIKLDKKAQLLHRLDSLNLLLYTFLLILTVLTIWTFKHRRLRFLHETGLAVIYGLIVGAIIRYGFTNSSTIVHMPVVPEPDGSHYNQSVPPDTLWLRFPENKGDGTTKNKTFAYSFRGEIYKRDNEIDLKATFDPEIFFNIILPPIIFHAGYSLKRKYFFRNLGAILTYALIGTTISSFVIGALMYSFIQLIPHLASSFTFLDTLYFGALISPTDPLTIISIFNDLHVDVNLYALVFGESVLNDAVAIVLSGSIQNYAERYQSGSGGFETWAFFQALGDFIRIFSLSLFIGATMGCVTALLTKFTRVRDFPLLESALFVLMSYSTFLIAEASDLTGVVAVLFCGICQAHYTYNNLSVDSRQRTKQLFELLNFLAENFIFSYIGVSMFTFPKHHFDPGFIFAGFFCALLGRAVNVYPLSFLLNLGRNPKIPSNYQHMLFCAGLRGAMSFALAIRNTVSDARQAMLTTTSLIVILTVILQGGATTQFLSWFNIPVGVDEEVEILSYNGVRSSAGDGGFGDPESRRERSPTYDSMQGGSLSMGGSTSKTNEKALLARIWGNFDTHYMKPLLTHSRPTLLDTLPVCCGPLARILTTTQQMTQDNVAQRVDSDSDLCLEDRDTDRRRTSIQPLGTVTGEVSPEQQPLHTRVALPGLIGRHL; encoded by the exons ATGGCAGATTCAGCCATGACCGTTCCGTTCGCCGTAGTTGTGACAATCGGtgtatttttgttaaaatcaTGCAGTGGAGAAGAGACGGATATAAAGCTAGACAAAAAAGCTCAATTGCTGCACAGGTTGGACAGCTTGAACTTGTTGTTGTACACGTTTTTACTAATACTGACAGTGTTAACTATATGGACTTTCAAGCATCGCCGACTGCGCTTCTTGCACGAGACTGGCCTTGCTGTCATCTACG GACTGATTGTGGGGGCGATAATCCGATATGGTTTCACAAATAGCAGTACAATAGTTCACATGCCTGTGGTACCGGAACCTGACGGTAGCCACTATAATCAGTCGGTACCACCAGATACATTGTGGTTACGATTTCCGGAAAATAAGGGCGATGGTACAACTAAGAATAAAACTTTTGCCTACTCCTTTCGTGGAGAAATTTATAAGCGAGACAACGAAATTGACCTCAAG GCTACATTTGATCCAGAAATCTTCTTCAACATTATTCTACCCCCGATTATATTCCATGCTGGATACAGTTTAAAGAGG AAATACTTCTTCAGAAATCTTGGCGCTATTTTGACGTACGCATTGATAGGAACTACCATATCTTCCTTTGTCATTGG cgCACTTATGTATAGCTTCATACAGCTGATACCTCATTTAGCTTCATCGTTTACTTTCCTAGACACCTTGTACTTTGGTGCTCTGATCTCGCCAACCGATCCACTGACGATCATTTCCATATTCAACGATCTACACGTTGACGTGAATTTATACGCTCTTGTCTTTGGAGAGAGTGTGTTAAACGATGCGGTTGCCATTGTGCTTAGTGG GTCTATCCAAAACTACGCTGAACGGTATCAGTCAGGTTCTGGCGGGTTTGAGACTTGGGCATTTTTCCAAGCCCTCGGAGATTTTATTAGAATATTCAGCCTCTCGCTGTTCATAGGAGCCACAATGGGCTGCGTTACTGCATTGCTAACTAAGTTCACCCGAGTTAGAGATTTCCCACTGCTGGAATCTGCTCTCTTCGTCTTGATGTCCTACAGTACTTTTCTCATCGCCGAAGCCTCAGATCTTACAG GTGTCGTTGCTGTACTATTCTGCGGTATATGCCAAGCCCACTACACCTATAACAACTTGAGTGTCGATTCGCGACAGCGGACTAAGCAGCTCTTTgaattgcttaattttttggcagaaaatttcattttcagctACATCGGTGTGTCCATGTTCACTTTCCCGAAACATCATTTCGATCCAGGTTTCATTTTTGCTGGATTT TTCTGTGCATTGCTTGGTCGAGCAGTGAATGTTTATCCATTATCCTTCCTCTTGAATTTGGGACGTAATCCAAAAATACCATCAAACTATCAGCACATGTTGTTTTGTGCTGGTTTGAGAGGAGCGATGAGCTTTGCTCTCGCCATTAGAAATACTGTGTCCGATGCTCGTCAAGCTATGTTAACAACAACGAGTCTGATTGTCATTCTAACAGTCATTCTGCAGGGCGGTGCAACCACACAGTTTTTAAGCTGGTTCAACATACC tgttGGTGTTGACGaagaagttgaaatattatcttACAATGGAGTACGAAGC TCTGCTGGCGATGGTGGCTTTGGTGATCCCGAGAGTCGGCGTGAAAGAAGTCCCACG TACGATTCTATGCAGGGTGGTTCCCTGTCGATGGGTGGAAGTACAtcgaaaacaaacgaaaaggCTCTGCTTGCAAGAATATGGGGCAATTTCGATACCCATTACATGAAACCATTACTGACACATTCTCGACCAACCCTCCTGGACACTCTACCGGTCTGTTGTGGTCCTTTGGCCAGGATCTTGACCACCACTCAGCAAATGACACAG GACAATGTGGCACAGAGGGTAGACTCAGACTCGGACTTATGCCTGGAGGATCGTGACACTGATAGGCGGAGGACGAGCATTCAGCCG CTTGGAACTGTGACGGGAGAAGTTAGTCCGGAGCAACAACCGCTGCATACACGAGTCGCCCTGCCAGGTTTGATCGGCAGACATTTATAA
- the LOC124405220 gene encoding sodium/hydrogen exchanger 6 isoform X3: protein MADSAMTVPFAVVVTIGVFLLKSCSGEETDIKLDKKAQLLHRLDSLNLLLYTFLLILTVLTIWTFKHRRLRFLHETGLAVIYGLIVGAIIRYGFTNSSTIVHMPVVPEPDGSHYNQSVPPDTLWLRFPENKGDGTTKNKTFAYSFRGEIYKRDNEIDLKATFDPEIFFNIILPPIIFHAGYSLKRKYFFRNLGAILTYALIGTTISSFVIGALMYSFIQLIPHLASSFTFLDTLYFGALISPTDPLTIISIFNDLHVDVNLYALVFGESVLNDAVAIVLSGSIQNYAERYQSGSGGFETWAFFQALGDFIRIFSLSLFIGATMGCVTALLTKFTRVRDFPLLESALFVLMSYSTFLIAEASDLTGVVAVLFCGICQAHYTYNNLSVDSRQRTKQLFELLNFLAENFIFSYIGVSMFTFPKHHFDPGFIFAGFFCALLGRAVNVYPLSFLLNLGRNPKIPSNYQHMLFCAGLRGAMSFALAIRNTVSDARQAMLTTTSLIVILTVILQGGATTQFLSWFNIPVGVDEEVEILSYNGVRSSAGDGGFGDPESRRERSPTGGSLSMGGSTSKTNEKALLARIWGNFDTHYMKPLLTHSRPTLLDTLPVCCGPLARILTTTQQMTQDNVAQRVDSDSDLCLEDRDTDRRRTSIQPLGTVTGEVSPEQQPLHTRVALPGLIGRHL from the exons ATGGCAGATTCAGCCATGACCGTTCCGTTCGCCGTAGTTGTGACAATCGGtgtatttttgttaaaatcaTGCAGTGGAGAAGAGACGGATATAAAGCTAGACAAAAAAGCTCAATTGCTGCACAGGTTGGACAGCTTGAACTTGTTGTTGTACACGTTTTTACTAATACTGACAGTGTTAACTATATGGACTTTCAAGCATCGCCGACTGCGCTTCTTGCACGAGACTGGCCTTGCTGTCATCTACG GACTGATTGTGGGGGCGATAATCCGATATGGTTTCACAAATAGCAGTACAATAGTTCACATGCCTGTGGTACCGGAACCTGACGGTAGCCACTATAATCAGTCGGTACCACCAGATACATTGTGGTTACGATTTCCGGAAAATAAGGGCGATGGTACAACTAAGAATAAAACTTTTGCCTACTCCTTTCGTGGAGAAATTTATAAGCGAGACAACGAAATTGACCTCAAG GCTACATTTGATCCAGAAATCTTCTTCAACATTATTCTACCCCCGATTATATTCCATGCTGGATACAGTTTAAAGAGG AAATACTTCTTCAGAAATCTTGGCGCTATTTTGACGTACGCATTGATAGGAACTACCATATCTTCCTTTGTCATTGG cgCACTTATGTATAGCTTCATACAGCTGATACCTCATTTAGCTTCATCGTTTACTTTCCTAGACACCTTGTACTTTGGTGCTCTGATCTCGCCAACCGATCCACTGACGATCATTTCCATATTCAACGATCTACACGTTGACGTGAATTTATACGCTCTTGTCTTTGGAGAGAGTGTGTTAAACGATGCGGTTGCCATTGTGCTTAGTGG GTCTATCCAAAACTACGCTGAACGGTATCAGTCAGGTTCTGGCGGGTTTGAGACTTGGGCATTTTTCCAAGCCCTCGGAGATTTTATTAGAATATTCAGCCTCTCGCTGTTCATAGGAGCCACAATGGGCTGCGTTACTGCATTGCTAACTAAGTTCACCCGAGTTAGAGATTTCCCACTGCTGGAATCTGCTCTCTTCGTCTTGATGTCCTACAGTACTTTTCTCATCGCCGAAGCCTCAGATCTTACAG GTGTCGTTGCTGTACTATTCTGCGGTATATGCCAAGCCCACTACACCTATAACAACTTGAGTGTCGATTCGCGACAGCGGACTAAGCAGCTCTTTgaattgcttaattttttggcagaaaatttcattttcagctACATCGGTGTGTCCATGTTCACTTTCCCGAAACATCATTTCGATCCAGGTTTCATTTTTGCTGGATTT TTCTGTGCATTGCTTGGTCGAGCAGTGAATGTTTATCCATTATCCTTCCTCTTGAATTTGGGACGTAATCCAAAAATACCATCAAACTATCAGCACATGTTGTTTTGTGCTGGTTTGAGAGGAGCGATGAGCTTTGCTCTCGCCATTAGAAATACTGTGTCCGATGCTCGTCAAGCTATGTTAACAACAACGAGTCTGATTGTCATTCTAACAGTCATTCTGCAGGGCGGTGCAACCACACAGTTTTTAAGCTGGTTCAACATACC tgttGGTGTTGACGaagaagttgaaatattatcttACAATGGAGTACGAAGC TCTGCTGGCGATGGTGGCTTTGGTGATCCCGAGAGTCGGCGTGAAAGAAGTCCCACG GGTGGTTCCCTGTCGATGGGTGGAAGTACAtcgaaaacaaacgaaaaggCTCTGCTTGCAAGAATATGGGGCAATTTCGATACCCATTACATGAAACCATTACTGACACATTCTCGACCAACCCTCCTGGACACTCTACCGGTCTGTTGTGGTCCTTTGGCCAGGATCTTGACCACCACTCAGCAAATGACACAG GACAATGTGGCACAGAGGGTAGACTCAGACTCGGACTTATGCCTGGAGGATCGTGACACTGATAGGCGGAGGACGAGCATTCAGCCG CTTGGAACTGTGACGGGAGAAGTTAGTCCGGAGCAACAACCGCTGCATACACGAGTCGCCCTGCCAGGTTTGATCGGCAGACATTTATAA